DNA sequence from the Rhodothermales bacterium genome:
CGACCGTCTCCAGCACGACCCGCTGATCGGGCTTCATGAAGTCGCGCCGGATCTCTTCGATGCACCGATCGATGTGGGCGTCGCAGCCCGGGGCGTCGATCGTGTCCCGCAGCGTTTGCGCGAGGTTGATCGTGATCATCGGGATGCCGATGCTTTTCGCCTGCCGGGTTTCGGGATACCCTTTGGGCGGCAGGGCGCCGGGGGTGTTGGCGTAATGGATGAATCGTTCGAACAGCGCGACGGCGTCGTCGGCGGCGCGTCCGTCGCCGGCGGCGCGTCCGTACGCCGCCATCGCCATGCTCGCGAACGCCTCGGTGAAGACGTACCGCCGCTTGCGCAGGGGCCGGCCGTCGCGCGTCACCTGAAAAAACATGCGCCCGTCGGTATCGAAGCCGTGCCGCCGGATGAAGTCGACGCCATGCGCGGCGAGATCCAGCCATTCGCTGCGTTGCTCGACGGTATGGTAGAGGGTGGACAGCAGCCAGGTAAACCGTCCCTGGGGCCACATCCCCTTGTCGGTGTCGAGCACCGTGCCGTCCCGATCCAGTGCGATCAGGAAACCGCCGGCTTCCCGGTCGACGCCGTGCCGGATCCAGAACGGCAGCGTGTCATCGAGGAGTCCACGTTGATAGGTTTCGTAAAGCTGTTGGCGATGCGCGGGTGTCATGGAAGGTATCCGGCTGGAAACTGGAGGGGGCGGATGAATCCTTCGAAGCCGGACAGGGCTTCGTAGAGCGCGCGCGTCTCTGCGTGCGCCAGCGGTCGAAGTGGGGGGCGCACGGGGCCGCACGGGGCGCCCAGTAACGCCATCAGCGCCTTGCCGGCGGACAGGCCGCCGAAGCGCACGAGGACGTCGACGAGGTCCACCGACGTGCGTTGAAGTCGTCTTGCTTCATTCGTTTCGCCCGCGGCATAGGCGGACAGCATCCGCGCATACAGGGGGGCGCTGTAGTTGTAGGTGCTGCCGATAGCGCCGGTGGCGCCGACGGCGACGGCCGCCAGCAGCATCTCGTCGGATCCGAAATAGCGGTCGAGGTCTGCGCCGGCTGCCGGCCGGCAGCGCTGGAAACGGACGAGATCCGGGCTCGAATACTTCAACCCCGCGAAGTTCGGGATGCGTTCGAGCAGCAGCTCGAAAACGCGGTCCGGCGCGTGGCGGAAGCCGGTCATCGACGGGATCTCGTAATAATAGAAGGGCACCGGGTCGGCCGCGCGGGCGACGGGTTCGAGAAACGCCGCAAGCGCCTCGGGTCCCTGCGCGACAAAGTAGTAGGGCGCCAGGGCCGATACGCCGGCGGCGCCGATCTCCCGGGCGTGGGCCGCGATCCGGACGGCGTCCTGCTGGCAGGTGTGGCCGGCATGGACCAGCACCTGGATGTCGTCCCGGGCCGCCGCCATCCAGCCTTCGGCGAGCAGGAGCCGCTCTTCGGTCGTCATCGAGGCGAATTCGCCCGTCGTCCCGCCGATGAAGGTCGCATCGATGCCGCCGGCGCGGTAGAGGTCGGCCAGCGCGGGGATGGCGTCGAGGTGGAGCGTTCCGTCGTCGTGAAAGGGGGTGTACGCGGCGGGGATGAGTCGCTTAAAGCCGTTGGGCCAGTTCATCGAGTTCGTCGAGGGTTAGGTGGATGCTTACCACGTAGGGCGGGGCGTCGGGCGTCCAGTGTCCGTACGTGGTGGTGACGAAGGTGCCGTCGCCGAGGCGTTCGAGCCCCGGGTAGCAGCAGTCGGCATCGCGGTGATTGTCCATCAGGCGGACGCGGTACTGCCCGTCGCGGCCGGCGGCCAGGTCGTCGTAGGTGCCGACCCACGCGACCCAGTCGCCCCAGGTGGGGCCCTTTTTGAGTTGGTCGCGGAAGGTGATCACGAGGCGCCCGTCCGTCGCGTACCGCGCCACATGCCGGTCGCCGGTGAGGGACGCCGGCAGCTCGACGGGCGGCGTCCAGGTCGCGCCCTCGTCCCGGGAAAAGGTGATGAAGGAGCGAAACTGCCGGCTGTTCTCGCGCAGCAGCACCGCGATTTCGCGGCCGTCCGGCGAACGGATGAGCCCGGGCTCGCACAGATGAGCGCGCGAGTCGCTCACGATGGCTTCCGGCCGGCTCCACGTGAGCCCACCGTCCGAGGAGAGGGTTTTATAGACGACGAACGTATCGGCTACGCCGCCGCCGGCGATGAAACGGCCGTCATCGTGGAAAAGCGCCATGTAGCGGCCGTCGGCGAGTCGTTCGAGTGAGGACATGGCGACGATGCCCCCGAAGTCGCCGATGGGCTCGAGAGGGGTCCAGCTGCGACCGTCGTCGTCGGACACGGCCATCCGGATGGGATAGAGCCCGGAGAAGACGATCAGACGCCGGACGCCGGCGGCATCGACGACGCGATGGATGGTCGGCGTCTCCTGCGATGTCGCCCAGTTCGCCGGCACGGGGAGCCGCTCACTCCACGTCCGGCCCCCATCCTCGCTGCGCTTCAGGGCGATGGCGCCTTTTCCGTGCCCCTCCGGAAACACGGCCAGCATCGTGCGGCCGTCTTCGAGGAGTACGGTCGTGGGGTGTCCCAGATAGTGATCCGGGTCCCGATCCACGACAGTCTGCCGCGCCGTGTCGCCGCTGAGGTCGAGGAAACGGAGCGGTGGAGCCGGCGGGTCGGCGGGGTGCGCGCAGGCGGCGAGGACGATACTGAGCAGGGCGAGGCGGTGCATCTCGGTGGGAAGGTCGGTTCCGCTGCGGAGGGTTCCAGGAAGGTGAGCGGAAGATACTCGCTTTCCGCCATTTAATACGGGCCAGCGCAGGAAATCGAAAAAACCGGTGCGATGGAATGCGGCGGCGATGCGGTCGTCTA
Encoded proteins:
- a CDS encoding AGE family epimerase/isomerase, which gives rise to MTPAHRQQLYETYQRGLLDDTLPFWIRHGVDREAGGFLIALDRDGTVLDTDKGMWPQGRFTWLLSTLYHTVEQRSEWLDLAAHGVDFIRRHGFDTDGRMFFQVTRDGRPLRKRRYVFTEAFASMAMAAYGRAAGDGRAADDAVALFERFIHYANTPGALPPKGYPETRQAKSIGIPMITINLAQTLRDTIDAPGCDAHIDRCIEEIRRDFMKPDQRVVLETVGPQGEFIDHFDGRTLNPGHAIEAAWFILHEARHRGGDAALTRIGLDILDWMWERGWDAEYGGILYFRDLNDGPVQEYWHDMKFWWPHNEAIIATLLAYEMTGDERYARWHRLVHDWSYTHFPDPEHGEWYGYLHRDGRLSVRLKGNLWKGPFHLPRMQWYCAQLLKPIS
- a CDS encoding dihydrodipicolinate synthase family protein, which encodes MNWPNGFKRLIPAAYTPFHDDGTLHLDAIPALADLYRAGGIDATFIGGTTGEFASMTTEERLLLAEGWMAAARDDIQVLVHAGHTCQQDAVRIAAHAREIGAAGVSALAPYYFVAQGPEALAAFLEPVARAADPVPFYYYEIPSMTGFRHAPDRVFELLLERIPNFAGLKYSSPDLVRFQRCRPAAGADLDRYFGSDEMLLAAVAVGATGAIGSTYNYSAPLYARMLSAYAAGETNEARRLQRTSVDLVDVLVRFGGLSAGKALMALLGAPCGPVRPPLRPLAHAETRALYEALSGFEGFIRPLQFPAGYLP
- a CDS encoding sialidase family protein — its product is MHRLALLSIVLAACAHPADPPAPPLRFLDLSGDTARQTVVDRDPDHYLGHPTTVLLEDGRTMLAVFPEGHGKGAIALKRSEDGGRTWSERLPVPANWATSQETPTIHRVVDAAGVRRLIVFSGLYPIRMAVSDDDGRSWTPLEPIGDFGGIVAMSSLERLADGRYMALFHDDGRFIAGGGVADTFVVYKTLSSDGGLTWSRPEAIVSDSRAHLCEPGLIRSPDGREIAVLLRENSRQFRSFITFSRDEGATWTPPVELPASLTGDRHVARYATDGRLVITFRDQLKKGPTWGDWVAWVGTYDDLAAGRDGQYRVRLMDNHRDADCCYPGLERLGDGTFVTTTYGHWTPDAPPYVVSIHLTLDELDELAQRL